One part of the Sorangiineae bacterium MSr11954 genome encodes these proteins:
- a CDS encoding amidase, with translation MTSNESSRDAAGSFAHLSIAALGRGYRKGTFTARKVVSAAIAAARRLNPSLNAFVSIDEAGALEAADRADLELGQGLDRGPLHGVPVAIKDIIDIAGQVTTSGSAVYQNRIAERDAAVITRLREAGAVLLGKTVMHEFAFGITGDKSVHGPSRNPHDPTRLSGGSSGGSAVAVSAGIVPLALGTDTAGSVRVPAALCGAFGYKPAFGTLPTGGVGDLAPSLDHVGIFTHDPDDVRIAMEVLTGASYDTGDVPRDMRIAWIDPESFGPIDPAVANRARVFLDGAGVAVDRLFLDGVDALFAPFTDIEYSEAYVVHRAEFRGLAGRIDAGVLQRLEGGGAIPAWRLIEAQQRRTALTAQVRELLGGHPLLALPTATMTAPLFGVDSVAVGGRWVQLRPSLLSLTSLWNLAGFPALSVPAGRVAGLPVGLQLVAAPGSEALIFALARKLSSQTAAQEGAHS, from the coding sequence ATGACATCGAATGAATCAAGTCGGGACGCAGCGGGCAGCTTTGCGCATCTTTCGATTGCCGCACTCGGGCGAGGGTATCGCAAAGGTACTTTCACGGCACGAAAGGTCGTTTCAGCCGCGATCGCGGCGGCGCGGCGACTCAATCCCTCGCTCAATGCCTTTGTCTCGATCGATGAAGCGGGCGCGCTCGAGGCAGCCGACCGCGCGGACCTCGAGCTTGGGCAGGGGCTCGATCGCGGCCCCCTCCACGGAGTTCCGGTCGCAATCAAGGACATCATCGACATCGCCGGGCAGGTGACGACCAGCGGCTCGGCGGTCTACCAGAATCGCATCGCCGAGCGTGACGCGGCCGTGATCACGCGGCTGCGCGAGGCGGGCGCCGTCCTCCTCGGCAAGACGGTCATGCACGAGTTTGCCTTTGGAATTACCGGCGACAAATCGGTGCACGGGCCCTCCCGCAATCCCCACGATCCCACGAGGCTCTCGGGCGGATCGAGCGGCGGTAGCGCGGTTGCGGTGTCGGCGGGCATCGTGCCGCTCGCACTTGGCACCGATACGGCGGGTTCGGTTCGCGTTCCCGCCGCCTTGTGCGGCGCATTCGGCTACAAGCCGGCCTTTGGCACGCTCCCGACTGGAGGCGTGGGCGATCTCGCCCCCTCGCTCGATCACGTCGGCATCTTCACGCACGATCCCGATGACGTCCGAATCGCGATGGAGGTACTGACGGGCGCGTCGTACGACACGGGCGACGTGCCACGCGACATGCGGATCGCCTGGATCGATCCGGAGAGCTTCGGCCCCATCGATCCGGCTGTTGCGAATCGCGCCCGTGTGTTCTTGGACGGCGCGGGCGTCGCGGTGGACCGCTTGTTCCTCGACGGCGTCGATGCGCTGTTCGCGCCGTTCACCGACATCGAGTACAGCGAGGCCTATGTCGTGCACCGCGCCGAATTCCGCGGGCTTGCGGGCCGCATCGACGCAGGGGTGCTGCAGCGGCTCGAGGGCGGCGGCGCGATTCCGGCCTGGCGCTTGATCGAAGCGCAGCAGCGCCGCACCGCCCTGACGGCGCAAGTCCGGGAGCTGCTGGGCGGCCATCCCCTGCTCGCGCTGCCGACGGCGACGATGACGGCGCCGCTCTTCGGCGTTGACTCCGTCGCCGTCGGCGGCCGCTGGGTCCAGCTCCGTCCTTCGCTGCTGTCGCTGACCTCCCTCTGGAACCTGGCCGGATTTCCCGCGCTCAGCGTGCCGGCGGGTCGGGTCGCTGGCCTGCCCGTCGGCCTCCAGCTCGTCGCGGCGCCCGGCAGCGAAGCGCTCATCTTTGCGCTCGCCCGCAAGCTCTCGTCCCAAACCGCGGCCCAGGAGGGCGCTCATTCCTGA
- a CDS encoding helix-turn-helix transcriptional regulator has protein sequence MVRRVSLGKAECPIARALDVVGDWWSLLIIRDAIDGIRRFSEFQENLGVAKGILTTRLRDLVDADVLRQAPASDGSAYSEYILTEKGRDLFHVLVALRQWGEDHLYERGERHSVLIDNRSKRPVPRLELRSASGEVLSAANTTVSRLPRISATRKRSTKPDQAKHQ, from the coding sequence ATGGTCAGACGTGTCAGTTTGGGGAAGGCGGAATGCCCCATCGCCAGGGCGCTCGACGTGGTCGGAGATTGGTGGTCGCTGCTGATCATCCGGGACGCCATCGATGGCATTCGCCGCTTCAGCGAGTTTCAAGAGAACCTCGGCGTCGCAAAAGGCATCCTGACAACCCGTCTTCGTGATCTCGTCGATGCGGACGTGCTGCGGCAGGCGCCCGCCTCGGATGGATCGGCCTACAGCGAATATATCCTGACCGAAAAGGGACGCGACCTGTTCCACGTGCTCGTTGCCCTACGTCAATGGGGCGAAGATCATCTCTACGAACGCGGCGAACGGCACTCCGTTCTCATCGACAACCGGAGCAAGCGCCCTGTCCCACGTCTCGAGCTGCGGTCTGCATCGGGTGAAGTCCTCTCGGCGGCGAATACGACGGTCAGCAGGCTCCCGCGGATCTCGGCGACAAGGAAGCGATCGACAAAGCCGGACCAGGCGAAGCATCAATAA
- a CDS encoding ABC transporter substrate-binding protein, with product MRTATIRGVLGLAISVLFLDGCPPSFSPSCSGDECVGVDATCKNNVQCNLARGPSWVCRSSTQRCVNLASEDCKRILGDTSHDDAVVVGSVFPVEGSYQLWGKPIENGVELAFDDFLQAGGLPPLPGKTQRRPMVLIACNDGANALTAIRAARHLTEDVGVPAIIGSAYSGVTTEVATKVTIPAKVLLISPSATDPTLSTLADDGLVWRTCPSDVTQASAHAALMKILEPDLKTRLSADKLKVVILHKNNSNGRDLGDALMSVLKFNDATATHPSNGNYFRRAEYVMQGGTNPDPIPAGPGGEWIDELAAFKPHVIFLLGTAETVYSIIPMIEDAWPIVSYRPFYLLTDGSAIPQMANALALAPEARQRMLGTKPGTGGENFKGFVRDYRSRIHDGTSPEATGAVNAYDAFYTLMYAIVALGDKPMTGPNIAGGFSRLIASAPALPSGPAAIHEAFRLLTEGSSFNYEGASGPLDFDMTTGEPHSDIQLWCVREDNNGKITDPITIPAAYFSTTTPNPTGGWPAIRQFCDL from the coding sequence ATGCGTACGGCCACGATCCGCGGAGTCCTTGGCTTGGCGATATCCGTCCTCTTCTTGGATGGGTGCCCGCCGTCCTTTTCACCTTCTTGTTCAGGGGACGAATGTGTCGGCGTCGATGCGACCTGCAAGAACAACGTCCAGTGCAACCTCGCGCGCGGCCCGAGCTGGGTATGCCGGTCGTCCACGCAGCGGTGCGTCAACCTCGCCTCCGAGGATTGCAAACGGATCCTCGGCGATACGTCGCATGATGATGCGGTCGTCGTGGGATCGGTTTTTCCCGTCGAAGGCTCGTACCAGCTCTGGGGCAAGCCCATCGAAAACGGGGTGGAGCTCGCGTTCGACGATTTCCTCCAGGCCGGGGGCCTTCCACCGCTGCCCGGGAAGACGCAACGGCGGCCCATGGTGCTGATCGCGTGCAACGACGGCGCGAACGCGTTGACGGCGATCCGCGCCGCCCGCCATTTGACGGAGGACGTGGGCGTGCCCGCGATCATCGGCTCCGCCTACAGTGGGGTGACCACCGAGGTGGCGACCAAGGTCACCATTCCGGCCAAGGTGCTCCTGATCTCACCTTCTGCGACCGATCCGACGCTGTCGACCCTGGCAGACGACGGCCTGGTGTGGCGCACGTGCCCGTCGGATGTCACTCAAGCCAGCGCCCACGCGGCGTTGATGAAGATCCTCGAGCCCGATTTGAAAACGAGACTCAGCGCGGACAAGCTCAAAGTCGTCATCCTTCACAAGAACAATTCTAACGGGCGAGACCTGGGTGACGCGCTCATGTCGGTTTTGAAATTCAATGACGCAACGGCCACCCACCCGTCGAATGGGAATTACTTCCGGCGCGCGGAGTACGTGATGCAAGGCGGTACCAACCCCGACCCCATTCCCGCAGGGCCTGGCGGTGAGTGGATCGATGAGCTCGCCGCCTTCAAGCCGCACGTCATTTTCCTGCTCGGAACGGCGGAGACCGTCTACAGCATCATCCCCATGATCGAAGATGCATGGCCGATCGTCAGTTACCGGCCGTTTTATCTGCTGACCGACGGGAGCGCCATTCCGCAGATGGCCAATGCGCTGGCGCTGGCGCCCGAGGCGAGGCAGCGGATGTTGGGGACTAAGCCCGGCACCGGCGGGGAAAATTTCAAAGGATTCGTGCGCGACTACCGCTCCCGCATCCACGATGGCACGTCGCCCGAGGCGACCGGGGCCGTCAACGCGTACGATGCATTCTACACATTGATGTACGCCATCGTCGCGCTCGGGGACAAGCCGATGACGGGGCCGAACATCGCCGGAGGGTTTTCGCGGCTGATCGCGAGCGCTCCCGCTCTGCCATCCGGCCCCGCCGCGATCCACGAAGCGTTCAGGCTTTTGACCGAGGGTAGCTCATTCAATTACGAGGGCGCATCCGGTCCGCTGGACTTCGATATGACGACCGGCGAGCCCCACTCCGATATTCAGCTTTGGTGCGTGAGGGAGGACAACAACGGAAAAATCACCGATCCGATCACGATCCCAGCGGCCTATTTCAGCACCACGACGCCCAACCCCACGGGCGGATGGCCGGCGATCCGGCAATTTTGCGATCTCTGA
- a CDS encoding glycosyltransferase family 39 protein yields the protein MIVAALASLLLVLRLAVRGVLPVWAVAVLAPGALLAAAFLFFRGRPRYDLGVIALGTCLALPLLGAFSLIDPWEAHYAEVAREMIERRDFISPWWAQEGWFMTKPVLTMWLEAIAMLLLGVRTGPEGALAGGANPEWAVRLPAFAIALVGVYLLYDGVARTCGRRAGFLGALALWTMPGFALLAHQATTDMPLIGAVAASLGLLLRAIDTPDHVQARGYGLAAWVALLTGPQLVVVGLTRHLVEGSPHACTLPGQRPCAEIAVAHPGLSPWLQVAIVLPLVVGLLVRIATETRLARLFALGAWTAASFAAMAKGPAGLAIPAAGVVLFLVSRRSPRALLRLEAPVGLLLAVVMLGPWYLALWARHGRGFLDELVMTHMIGRTLGHLHDVNEGEDVGLMYFVRQLGYATFPWSGLLAAAALSPPRSDDGSRRTGARTLLFGAALFAFTLVSAMRTKFHHYVLPAVPPFAMLLGIWLDERLSEAEKPGRRRLLASAALALGAACVAGLVTRDLGADPSHLVKLFTYRYDRVWPSTRAFAPVLVAFGVFATLASLALAIRTWRRYAVVALGALAVGCMAVLLDGYLVRCAPDGGQRHIMDAYYRARRDTPTPLVAYELNWKGENFYTGNRLAIFLSGGSPMRTWLDAKQRAGEHTFFFVTERSRIRGLHAELGPTRAFEELTDASACAEFVLVRAEL from the coding sequence ATGATCGTCGCGGCGCTTGCCTCGCTGCTGCTCGTACTCCGCCTCGCCGTGCGCGGGGTGCTGCCCGTGTGGGCGGTGGCCGTGCTCGCGCCGGGTGCGCTGCTCGCCGCGGCGTTTCTCTTCTTTCGCGGGAGGCCGCGGTACGACCTCGGGGTGATCGCCCTCGGCACCTGCCTCGCGCTGCCGCTGCTCGGCGCCTTTTCGCTGATCGATCCTTGGGAGGCGCACTACGCCGAGGTCGCGCGCGAGATGATTGAACGGCGCGACTTCATCTCTCCGTGGTGGGCGCAGGAAGGCTGGTTCATGACCAAGCCCGTGCTCACCATGTGGCTCGAGGCCATCGCCATGCTCCTGCTCGGCGTTCGCACGGGGCCCGAGGGTGCCCTCGCCGGCGGGGCCAACCCGGAGTGGGCGGTGCGCCTTCCGGCGTTCGCGATCGCCTTGGTGGGCGTGTACCTCCTCTACGACGGCGTGGCGCGCACGTGCGGACGGCGCGCGGGCTTTCTCGGGGCCCTTGCGCTCTGGACCATGCCGGGTTTCGCGCTCCTCGCGCACCAGGCCACGACGGACATGCCGCTCATCGGCGCCGTGGCCGCGAGCCTCGGCCTTCTGCTGCGCGCGATCGACACGCCCGACCATGTGCAGGCGCGCGGGTACGGCCTCGCAGCGTGGGTCGCGCTCCTCACCGGGCCGCAGCTCGTGGTCGTCGGGCTCACGCGCCACCTCGTCGAGGGTTCGCCGCACGCGTGCACGCTCCCGGGGCAGCGCCCATGCGCGGAGATCGCCGTGGCCCACCCGGGGCTTTCTCCGTGGCTGCAGGTGGCGATCGTTTTGCCGCTCGTCGTCGGGTTGCTCGTGCGCATCGCCACGGAGACCCGATTGGCGCGTCTCTTCGCGCTGGGAGCGTGGACAGCCGCGTCCTTTGCGGCCATGGCCAAAGGCCCCGCGGGCCTGGCGATTCCTGCGGCGGGCGTCGTCCTCTTTCTCGTGTCGCGCCGCTCGCCGCGGGCGCTGCTCCGTCTCGAAGCCCCCGTGGGACTCCTGCTCGCCGTCGTGATGCTCGGCCCCTGGTACCTGGCCCTTTGGGCGCGCCACGGTCGCGGCTTCCTCGACGAGCTCGTGATGACCCACATGATCGGGCGCACGCTCGGGCACCTGCACGACGTCAACGAGGGTGAGGACGTGGGCCTCATGTACTTCGTGCGCCAGCTCGGCTACGCGACATTTCCCTGGTCCGGGCTGCTCGCCGCCGCGGCGCTCTCTCCACCTCGGAGCGACGACGGCTCACGTCGCACCGGCGCGCGCACCTTGCTCTTTGGCGCCGCGCTCTTCGCCTTCACCCTGGTGTCGGCCATGCGCACCAAGTTTCACCACTACGTGCTGCCCGCCGTTCCGCCATTTGCCATGCTGCTGGGCATTTGGCTCGACGAACGCCTTTCCGAGGCCGAAAAACCGGGTCGCCGCCGTCTCCTCGCCAGCGCGGCGCTCGCCTTGGGTGCCGCCTGCGTCGCGGGCCTCGTCACGCGCGATCTCGGCGCGGACCCCTCGCACCTCGTGAAGCTCTTCACCTACCGCTACGATCGCGTATGGCCCTCGACCCGCGCGTTCGCCCCCGTCCTCGTCGCATTCGGCGTCTTCGCCACCTTGGCCAGCCTCGCGCTCGCCATTCGTACCTGGCGGCGGTACGCCGTCGTCGCATTGGGCGCGCTCGCCGTTGGGTGCATGGCGGTCTTGCTCGACGGCTACCTGGTGCGCTGCGCGCCCGATGGCGGACAGCGCCACATCATGGACGCGTATTACCGCGCGCGACGCGACACCCCGACGCCGCTCGTCGCCTACGAGCTCAATTGGAAGGGCGAAAACTTTTACACGGGGAATCGGCTCGCCATTTTTCTCTCGGGCGGCTCGCCGATGCGCACGTGGCTCGACGCAAAGCAGCGCGCCGGTGAGCACACGTTCTTCTTCGTCACCGAGCGTAGCCGAATTCGGGGGTTGCACGCGGAGCTCGGCCCGACGCGGGCCTTCGAGGAGCTCACCGACGCTTCGGCCTGCGCCGAGTTCGTCCTCGTCCGCGCGGAGTTGTGA
- a CDS encoding RNA polymerase sigma factor produces the protein MLAVARPLTASASTSPAELDFEALYAQHARYLAGVVHRIMGRDAEVDDVVQETFLDAIDGLSHLEEPSAVRASLVTIAVRRTRRILARRRRRTLFAFWIRQFAAPASDPRDRQAVDELYDALGRLPEDLRIPWILHRVVAMSLPETAAACETSLATVKRRMADAEERLARRLAGGRHE, from the coding sequence GTGCTAGCCGTCGCGCGCCCGCTCACCGCCTCCGCCTCGACCTCCCCGGCCGAACTGGACTTCGAGGCGCTCTATGCCCAGCACGCTCGCTACCTGGCCGGCGTCGTGCATCGCATCATGGGCCGCGACGCCGAGGTCGACGACGTCGTCCAGGAGACCTTCCTCGATGCCATCGATGGCCTGTCGCACCTGGAGGAGCCTTCGGCCGTCCGCGCCTCGCTCGTCACCATCGCCGTGCGCCGCACGCGCCGCATCCTCGCCCGCCGCCGGCGCCGCACCCTGTTTGCCTTCTGGATCCGCCAGTTCGCCGCGCCGGCCTCCGATCCGCGCGACCGCCAGGCCGTCGATGAGTTGTACGACGCGCTCGGGCGTCTTCCGGAAGATCTGCGGATCCCATGGATCTTGCATCGGGTCGTCGCCATGAGCCTTCCCGAGACGGCCGCAGCATGCGAAACGTCGCTCGCCACCGTAAAGCGCCGCATGGCCGACGCCGAAGAGCGCCTCGCGCGCCGCCTCGCGGGAGGACGCCATGAATGA